The Penicillium oxalicum strain HP7-1 chromosome IV, whole genome shotgun sequence genome contains a region encoding:
- a CDS encoding Iron-sulfur assembly protein 1: MSFSVKMQRPVTSSATLLRWMKPSTGQRCAQSMRCFSSAGNSYMSSKRDMQTATAYRPHTLPSSFPTSFPKPNGGGGPGASITADFPLPTGPAKNSSASDSAAIPTPERDAHATKPTATTSTTTNSAAKTSKPRRPLRARKAAMKLTPLATVQLRKLMDQPDPKFIRVGVKNRGCSGLAYHLEYVEKPGKFDEIVEQDGVKVLIDSKALFSIIGSEMDWHEDPLSQRFVFRNPNISKSPCSPVPTPPPLWVVPPASIY; the protein is encoded by the coding sequence ACATCATCCGCCACCCTTCTCCGATGGATGAAGCCCTCCACCGGTCAACGCTGCGCTCAGTCAATGCGCTGCTTCTCGTCAGCGGGCAACTCATACATGTCGTCCAAACGGGACATGCAGACCGCAACGGCGTACCGTCCGCACACActcccctcttcctttccGACCTCGTTCCCGAAGCCGAACGGCGGCGGAGGTCCCGGGGCCTCAATTACCGCCGACTTCCCTTTGCCGACTGGACCCGCGAAGAATTCATCAGCATCAGATTCCGCGGCCATTCCTACACCAGAGCGCGACGCACATGCCACCAAGCCAACAGCAACTACCTCCACAACCACAAACAGCGCCGCCAAAACTTCTAAGCCCCGTCGGCCACTGCGGGCGCGAAAGGCGGCGATGAAATTGACTCCTCTCGCGACGGTGCAGCTTCGCAAGTTGATGGATCAGCCTGACCCCAAGTTCATTCGCGTCGGAGTCAAAAACCGTGGTTGCTCGGGTTTGGCATACCATCTCGAATACGTGGAAAAGCCCGGCAAGTTTGACGAGATTGTTGAGCAAGACGGTGTCAAAGTCTTGATCGACAGCAAGGCCCTTTTCAGCATCATTGGAAGTGAGATGGACTGGCATGAGGACCCGTTGAGCCAGCGCTTTGTCTTCCGCAACCCCAACATCAGTAAGTCACCCTGCTCCCCGgttcccacccccccccccctctgggTGGTGCCTCCCGCATCGATTTACTAA
- a CDS encoding Vesicle transport v-SNARE protein vti1 codes for MSNPLDTDAGSEMFASYENELKLVQADLNQKLDQIAEASGEQRKSAIRQAEQVLEEATELLDQMRMEKQNIPSASRSEVNRRFRNYSTDIDDIKRKLKSLSDDRKALFGDRYTDDPVDEHLEQRQQLLSGTERLERSSARLQGAQRTALETEDIGRNVLADLYVQRQTIEGTRVNMQSSEGYVDNSIKTLRGMARRMATNRIITIAIITVLVLLIFAVIFSKFH; via the exons ATGTCGAACCCTCTGGACACAGATGCAGGCTCGGAGATGTTTGCCAGCTACGAGAATGAGCTGAAGCTCGTGCAGGCCGATCTCAATCAGAAGCTAGATCAGATCGCCGAGGCAAGCGGCGAGCAGCGCAAGTCTGCAATTCGACAAGCAGAGCAGGTCCTTGAAGAAGCTACAGAATTG CTCGACCAAATGCGCATGGAGAAGCAGAACATCCCCTCCGCGTCCCGGTCCGAAGTCAATCGGCGCTTCCGGAATTACTCGACCGATATCGACGATATCAAGCGCAAGCTCAAGTCTCTCTCGGACGACCGTAAAGCCCTCTTCGGTGATCGCTACACTGATGACCCAGTCGACGAGCATCTGGAACAACGTCAACAGTTGTTGTCTGGCACCGAGCGCCTGGAGCGCAGTTCTGCCCGGCTCCAGGGTGCTCAGCGGACAGCTTTGGAGACGGAGGATATTGGGCGAAACGTTCTGGCCGATCTATATGTGCAACGACAGACGATTGAGGGTACTCGTGTGAACATGCAGAGCAGTGAAGGATACGTCGACAACAGTATTAAGACCCTGAGGGGTATGGCTCGTAG GATGGCCACAAATCGGATAATCACGATTGCAATCATTACTGTTCTCgttcttttgattttcgcCGTTATCTTTAGCAAGTTTCATTAG
- a CDS encoding RuvB-like helicase 1, with translation MVQISEVKGNSRENRTAAHTHIKGLGLRSDGTSEVTGDGFVGQAAAREACGVVVDLIKAKKMAGRAVLLAGGPGTGKTALALAVSQELGTKVPFCPIVGSEIYSAEVKKTEALMENFRRAIGLRVRETKEVYEGEVTELTPEETENPLGGYGRTISHLIIGLKSAKGTKKLRLDPSIYEAIQKERVTVGDVIYIEANTGACKRVGRSDAYATEFDLEAEEYVPVPKGEVHKKKEIVQDVTLHDLDVANARPQGGQDVMSMMGQLMKPKKTEITEKLRQEINKVVNRYIDQGVAELVPGVLFIDEVHMLDIECFTYLNRALESSISPIVILASNRGHTVIRGTDGISAAHGIPPDLLARLLIIPTTPYSADEIKTIIRLRAKTEGLNVTEPALDKFAEHGSKVSLRYALQLLTPASILARVNGRPSGIEVADVAECEDLFLDAKRSAMIVNQDSSKFLQ, from the exons ATGGTCCAGATTAGTGAAGTGAAAGGCAACTCGCGCGAAAACAGAACAGCTGCGCACACACATATCAAGGGTCTGGGCCTTCGGTCAGATGGGACATCAGAGGTTACCGGCGATGGCTTCGTTGGACAGGCTGCTGCTCGTGAG GCATGCGGTGTTGTTGTCGACCTGATcaaggcaaagaagatggccgGACGTGCTGTTCTGCTTGCTGGTGGCCCCGGCACCGGAAAGACTGCTCTCGCTCTGGCAGTATCCCAAGAGTTGGGAACCAAGGTGCCCTTCTGCCCTATTGTCGGCAGTGAAATCTATTCGgcagaggtcaagaagacgGAAGCGCTGATGGAGAACTTCCGGCGAGCAATTG GTCTGCGTGTTCGGGAGACAAAGGAGGTGTACGAAGGCGAGGTCACAGAATTGACACCAGAGGAGACCGAGAATCCTCTTGGTGGCTACGGACGTACGATCAGCCATCTGATTATTGGACTGAAATCTGCCAAGGGCACCAAGAAGCTTCGTCTCGATCCCAGCATCTACGAAGCCATTCAGAAAGAGCGTGTTACTGTCGGAGATGTCATTTACATTGAGGCCAATACTGGTGCCTGCAAGCGCGTTGGGCGTTCTGATGCGTACGCAACTGAGTTCGACTTGGAAGCCGAGGAATACGTGCCCGTGCCCAAGGGTGAAGTgcacaagaagaaggagattgtTCAGGATGTAACGCTGCACGACCTTGACGTGGCCAACGCTCGGCCGCAGGGTGGACAGGATGTGATGAGCATGATGGGTCAACTGATGAAGCCTAAAAAGACCGAAATCACAGAGAAGTTGCGCCAAGAGATCAACAAGGTCGTCAACCGATACATTGATCAAGGCGTCGCTGAGCTTGTGCCTGGTGTGCTTTTCATCGATGAGGTGCACATGCTGGACATCGAGTGCTTCACGTATCTGAACCGCGCTCTCGAGTCCAGTATCTCCCCAATTGTCATTCTTGCTTCGAACCGCGGACACACCGTCATTCGTGGCACCGACGGCATTTCCGCTGCTCACGGTATTCCTCCTGATCTTCTGGCTCGACTCCTCATCATTCCGACCACACCCTACTCTGCCGATGAGATCAAGACGATCATTCGGCTTCGCGCAAAGACAGAAGGCCTCAACGTTACAGAGCCAGCTCTGGACAAGTTTGCCGAGCATGGTAGCAAAGTCAGTCTGCGATATGCTTTGCAGCTTCTGACGCCGGCAAGCATCCTTGCTCGTGTTAACGGTCGACCCAGCGGCATTGAAGTGGCCGATGTCGCTGAGTGCGAGGATCTTTTCCTTGATGCCAAACGAAGCGCCATGATTGTCAACCAGGACAGCAGCAAGTTCTTGCAATAA
- a CDS encoding 54S ribosomal protein L24, which produces MAGLQMRSAMAAPFSLTAAFRALTVSTPKRAFSTTSAAQSAPKLPEDVPSYPYGPRQWYKQADTGLYGGAMIRFGNKISKGRNEGKTRRSWKPNVRRKKIWSEALQQHLFIKVTRRALRTIISEGGLDNYLLSDRPARLKELGVFGWHLRYQVMQSPTIKEQFRQQREKMGLPEPMTLEEWLKSKEDEIEAKVEERLNIKPITKPRPKGQADPQNDPRKIAAAEELP; this is translated from the coding sequence ATGGCAGGCTTACAGATGAGGTCGGCCATGGCCGCTCCTTTCTCGCTCACGGCAGCTTTCCGTGCCTTGACCGTCTCCACACCCAAGCGCGCTTTTTCAACAACATCAGCAGCTCAATCCGCACCCAAACTCCCCGAAGACGTCCCATCCTATCCCTATGGCCCGCGACAGTGGTACAAGCAGGCCGACACAGGTCTGTACGGTGGTGCTATGATTCGATTCGGCAACAAGATCTCCAAGGGTCGCAATGAAGGAAAAACACGACGAAGCTGGAAGCCCAACGTTCGCCGCAAGAAGATCTGGAGTGAGGCTCTCCAACAAcatctcttcatcaaagTCACACGCCGAGCGTTGCGAACGATCATCAGTGAGGGTGGGTTGGATAACTATCTTCTCTCGGACCGACCAGCCCGTCTGAAGGAGCTTGGTGTGTTTGGATGGCACCTACGATACCAGGTCATGCAAAGCCCAACGATCAAAGAGCAGTTCCGGCAGCAacgggagaagatgggtCTGCCAGAGCCCATGACTTTGGAGGAGTGGCTGAAGTCCAAGGAggacgagatcgaggccaAGGTTGAGGAGAGGCTAAACATCAAGCCTATCACCAAGCCTCGCCCTAAGGGCCAGGCTGACCCTCAAAACGATCCTCGGAAAATTGCGGCTGCTGAGGAGTTGCCTTGA
- a CDS encoding putative enoyl reductase — protein MAAPITLVVQPRGKPIRKLPSEINVTPTTSGEELYNAIAEASGASVHRLRITKGSDRSVVPNAKGTTIGDTGLKQSSVIHVKDLGPQIAWRTVFIIEYLGPLLIPALFLFPLRDLVYFNFEKPLPEPSNVQLLVCLLLSLHFLKREYETLFVHRFSNATMPARNIFKNSAHYWALAGFNIAYWVFRPDAAAAAEDHSSLLVWIGTSLFVFSEIANFNAHLILRDLRRPGTTERGIPSGFGFNWVTCPNYMFEILAWIGIFLVSQLSWSVLIFTLVGGIQMWSWAWKKEIRYRKDFGDKYKKKRSVLMAGLF, from the exons ATGGCAGCTCCAATCACTCTTGTTGTCCAGCCTCGGG GCAAGCCCATTCGCAAGCTCCCCTCAGAGATCAATGTCACACCCACCACATCTGGTGAAGAGTTGTACAACGCCATTGCTGAAGCCTCGGGTGCTTCGGTGCACCGATTGCGCATCACCAAGGGCAGTGACCGATCTGTAGTTCCTAATGCCAAGGGAACCACCATTGGGGACACTGGACTCAAGCAGTCGAGTGTGATCCATGTCAAAGATCTCG GTCCCCAGATCGCATGGCGCACCGTCTTCATTATCGAATACCTTGGCCCCCTCCTGATTCcagctctcttcctcttccccctccgtGACCTCGTGTACTTCAACTTTGAAAAGCCTCTCCCTGAGCCATCCAACGTGCAGCTCCTCGTCTGCCTCCTCTTGTCCCTGCACTTCCTCAAGCGCGAGTATGAGACCCTCTTCGTGCACCGATTCAGCAATGCCACCATGCCCGCTCGCAACATCTTTAAGAACAGCGCCCACTACTGGGCTCTCGCCGGTTTCAACATCGCCTACTGGGTCTTCCGCCCCGATGCGGCGGCTGCCGCCGAGGACCATAGCTCCCTGCTCGTCTGGATCGGTACTTCCCTCTTTGTCTTCAGTGAGATTGCCAACTTCAACGCACACTTGATCCTGCGCGACCTCCGCCGCCCAGGAACTACCGAGCGGGGTATTCCGTCCGGCTTCGGCTTCAACTGGGTGACCTGCCCCAACTACATGTTTGAGATCCTGGCCTGGATCGGTATCTTCTTAGTAAGCCAGCTGAGCTGGAGTGTCCTGATTTTCACCCTGGTCGGCGGAATTCAGATGTGGAGCTGggcatggaagaaggagattcGCTACCGCAAGGACTTTGGTGACAAGtacaagaagaagcgctcCGTGCTCATGGCAGGTCTGTTCTAA